One Betta splendens chromosome 16, fBetSpl5.4, whole genome shotgun sequence genomic window carries:
- the dcst1 gene encoding E3 ubiquitin-protein ligase DCST1 isoform X7, with protein MGQIGPRRRSEPQTEPSDSEWLRGSKQLDANALQRFGTSLRSLVLRAAFGAFSGTALYLGIIHNLPPSLSLTSAAGVVFVAVCAVAGAWSSSFRCSLLLMFPSMLGSRGHAYLMVFTLSVLYKGPISNMHQNIEEAALSLSCNLDLQVNNSKLLWRDAVRPFIAITQELMDSKAEFESEILNISRRFQSIRDEMVFQYGHSHFKNQSSADSGNSTQQQFTAKSRMQCNDVVEDGVQRCADWFALRWKECMEVVPVPVISHMVCVSMKFHFLCDIIRVMTPWCTQQIPVEGNFGKLFDQLDGSVEQLSRQFSAELVLQVRNEQQQQAVLAGAGMDQQFTQAVKESFRNLTTPVEQLLNVLQLLMSCTFISIFMQGFSYHRCYRRDIQFDNFYITAYFRQIDARRRNAGKCFLLPLKRSERKKFVDPSSLRIHPEELRQVVSGGVQVLSVALLCVVLLTVDFSLFHVLDIVSRHTFSQFNLTSKCTSEAAALNMASIGGHQVSVRVGGASMMARLLRRTVSAFNSSSGLHIYTDNQGCASPPSSLSAGVYVRERRSALSFSTTCSSRDRLTPAGNRDTQSTKDGRCFHV; from the exons ATGGGTCAGATTGGGCCTCGAAGACGGTCAGAGCCGCAGACGGAACCAAGCGACAGTGAGTGGCTTCGCGGTTCCAAACAGCTAGATGCTAACG CTCTGCAGAGGTTCGGTACTTCGCTCCGCAGCCTGGTGCTCAGAGCAGCGTTTGGAGCCTTCAGCGGCACAG CGCTGTACCTGGGCATCATCCACAACCTCCCACCGAGCCTCAGCCTGACGTCAGCGGCAGgagttgtgtttgttg CGGTGTGTGCTGTGGCTGGAGCCTggtcctcctccttcaggtgTTCGCTCCTCCTCATGTTCCCCAGCATGCTGGGTTCGCGAGGCCACGCGTACCTCATGGTGTTCACCCTGTCCGTGTTGTACAAAG GTCCGATTTCTAACATGCATCAGAACATTGAGGAAGCTGCTTTGTCTCTGAGCTGTAACCTGGACCTGCAGGTAAATAACAGCAAGTTACTGTGGAGAGACGCTGTCAGACCATTTATCGCCATCACACAGGAGCTCATG GACAGTAAAGCAGAGTTTGAATCAGAGATTTTAAACATCAGCAGAAGGTTTCAGTCAATTAGAGATGAAATGGTCTTTCAGTACGGACACAGTCACTTCAAGAATCAAAGCAGCGCTGACTCGGGTAACAGCACACAGCAACAGTTCACTGCAAAGAGCAGGATGCAGTGCAACG ATGTGGTGGAGGACGGGGTGCAGCGCTGCGCTGACTGGTTCGCACTCCGATGGAAGGAGTGTATGGAGGTGGTACCTGTCCCTGTCATCAGCCACATGGTCTGTGTCTCCATGAAgttccacttcctgtgtgacaTCATCAGAG TTATGACTCCGTGGTGCACACAGCAAATTCCTGTGGAAGGAAACTTTGGCAAGCTGTTCGATCAGCTTGATGGTTCTGTTGAACAGCTGTCCCGACAGTTCAGCGCCGAACTTGTCCTGCAGGTCAGAAAT gagcagcagcagcaggcggtgCTGGCTGGAGCAGGGATGGACCAGCAGTTCACTCAGGCTGTAAAAGAATCCTTCAGGAACCTGACGACACCAGTGgaacagctgctgaatgtgCTTCAGCTCCTGATGTCCTGCACCTTCATCAGCATCTTCATGCA GGGCTTCAGTTACCACAGGTGCTACAGGAGGGACATCCAATTTGACAACTTCTACATCACGGCGTACTTTAGACAGATCGACGCCCGTAGGAGGAACGCG GGGAAGTGtttcctgctgcctctgaaAAGATCTGAGAGAAAGAAGTTTGTCGATCCGTCCAGCCTGAGAATTCACCCCGAGGAGCTCAGACAAGTG GTGTCCGGTGGCGTCCAGGTTctgtctgtggctctgctgtGCGTCGTCCTGCTGACCGTCGACTTCTCTTTATTCCATGTCCTGGACATTGTCAGCAGACACACCTTCAGCCAGTTCAACCTGACCAGTAAATGCACATCAGAAGCGGCTGCTTTAAATATGGCGTCCATAG GTGGTCACCAGGTGAGCGTCCGGGTCGGTGGAGCCTCCATGATGGCTCGGCTGCTGAGAAGAACGGTTTCTGCATTCAACAGCTCATCTGGTCTCCACATCTACACTGATAACCAGg GCTGCGcgtctcccccgtcctccctctctgcagggGTGTATGTGAG